A genomic region of Chloracidobacterium sp. contains the following coding sequences:
- a CDS encoding SBBP repeat-containing protein, which produces MSKRLALIIAAVVVAAGFLYLKDAGSVPLPTDPKTAAVAHYGKIPLHFEENVGQSDAEVRYTARGRGYSMMLARDRALVALQNDNRSGLLEMSFAGRQAEAAITAENELEGKVNYLIGTDPSDWKTDIATFEKVRYREIYRGIDLVFYGNQQELEFDLVVSSDASPDTIALEFSGADELALAENGDLLISVAGTQIVQRKPFAYQELNGERLEVAARYSIRADSAEKRRISFVVGEYDGSRPLIIDPVLTYSTFLGGTPGTGGFNIGDRATGIALDPSGNAYVTGTTTSSTFPTANPFQTQITGGASAFVTKINAAGTGFLYSTYLNGIAIPQGGNTLAAAIAVNAGGNAFVTGITQACNFPTTPGVFLPSTAPGCGGNFKGFLTKLNTAGNGLDYSTYIGDPAFGFNGEMLAVAVDGSNSAYVAGFNSLSTFPTTAGAFRPAPAPGSGADGFVMKFNPAGTGLVYSTFLGGGNLNAADAFGLQSSVAQSIALDSSNNVVVTGHTTATNFPVTAGAVQSQYSGFRDGFVTKLNSTGTGVLFSTYLGGSGRDAEPANVAVDASNNVYIATNTQSNNFPTTATSFQPFAPSTGFSVSTALTKLSPAGSMIYSTFTGFSTATVGYTSNITVDGSGRAYVAGNGATEVFPVNQIALPITPSQTNFIGRFNTAGTGLFFGTYLNGTAGNGTAIYDIAVDANGNSYLTGATTETNFPVTAGAPQAVNQNTLLGNAFISKVSLAGGDCPAITIDPQPSKVIVRNRPYSQQLVATGGTGPYSFSVFPGFAPNQLPSGITLSSSGLLSGTYTGIAGTNRVAIRAADANGCVGVRPYLQKIFYGNRPLDFDGDLKADLAIFRPSNGTWYRFDSFRNISFQLTQFGANGDIPAPGDFDGDGILDLTIFRPSNGTWFRMESLTGNVSGFQFGANGDIPVVGDYDGDSISDLALFRPSNGIWYILQSTGGFTYVQFGANGDKPVVGDYDGDGRSDVCVFRPSSGSWFRIHSSNGQFVPFGFGTNGDVPVRGDFNGGGQADLALFRPSNGTWYFTYTENGQFSALQFGSAGDVPVASDYDGDNKADIAVWRPSTGIWYVIRSLTSSFYSVQFGANGDIPIASQ; this is translated from the coding sequence ATGTCAAAACGTCTCGCACTTATCATCGCAGCCGTTGTGGTTGCCGCAGGTTTTTTGTATCTGAAAGACGCTGGATCGGTCCCACTGCCCACGGATCCCAAAACGGCCGCCGTCGCCCATTATGGAAAGATCCCGCTTCACTTTGAGGAGAATGTCGGCCAAAGCGACGCCGAGGTGCGATATACGGCGCGCGGCCGCGGCTATTCGATGATGCTGGCTCGTGACCGTGCCTTGGTCGCCCTTCAAAATGACAATAGGTCTGGCCTTCTTGAAATGTCATTTGCCGGCAGGCAGGCTGAAGCGGCGATCACGGCCGAGAACGAGCTTGAAGGCAAGGTCAACTATCTGATCGGGACCGATCCCTCTGATTGGAAGACGGACATCGCAACCTTTGAAAAAGTCAGATATCGGGAGATATATCGCGGGATAGACCTGGTTTTCTACGGCAACCAGCAAGAGCTTGAGTTCGACCTTGTCGTAAGTTCTGACGCTTCGCCCGATACGATCGCCCTCGAATTCTCCGGTGCCGACGAACTTGCGTTGGCGGAGAACGGCGATCTTCTGATCTCGGTCGCCGGGACGCAGATCGTGCAGCGTAAGCCTTTTGCCTATCAGGAGTTGAACGGCGAAAGGCTCGAAGTCGCCGCAAGATATTCGATACGCGCAGACTCGGCCGAAAAACGGAGAATTAGCTTCGTGGTCGGTGAATACGACGGTTCACGGCCGCTGATCATCGATCCCGTGCTGACGTATTCGACTTTCTTGGGCGGAACGCCGGGGACAGGAGGCTTTAACATCGGTGACCGGGCAACCGGGATCGCCCTCGATCCGAGCGGCAACGCATACGTGACCGGGACGACAACGTCGTCCACCTTCCCGACCGCCAATCCCTTTCAAACACAGATAACGGGCGGCGCCTCCGCATTTGTCACAAAGATCAATGCCGCCGGGACGGGCTTTCTCTATTCGACCTATCTGAATGGGATCGCTATTCCTCAGGGCGGGAATACGCTCGCGGCTGCCATTGCCGTCAACGCCGGCGGAAACGCATTTGTTACGGGTATTACTCAGGCCTGTAATTTCCCCACGACGCCAGGGGTATTCCTACCGTCAACCGCGCCGGGCTGCGGCGGTAACTTCAAGGGCTTTTTGACCAAACTAAACACGGCCGGGAATGGCTTGGATTACAGCACATATATCGGCGATCCCGCCTTTGGCTTTAACGGTGAAATGTTGGCCGTTGCCGTCGACGGATCGAACAGTGCTTATGTTGCGGGCTTCAATTCACTTTCGACCTTCCCGACGACGGCCGGGGCGTTCCGTCCGGCTCCGGCTCCCGGTTCTGGAGCTGATGGGTTTGTGATGAAATTCAACCCGGCGGGAACCGGCCTCGTTTACTCGACCTTCCTCGGCGGCGGCAACCTTAATGCTGCCGATGCGTTCGGGCTGCAGAGTTCGGTGGCACAGTCGATCGCGCTTGATTCATCAAACAATGTCGTCGTTACGGGACATACGACGGCGACAAATTTTCCTGTCACTGCGGGCGCGGTCCAGTCGCAGTATTCCGGATTTCGTGACGGTTTTGTGACCAAGCTCAACTCCACCGGCACGGGAGTGCTCTTCTCGACGTATCTCGGCGGTTCGGGCCGTGACGCCGAGCCAGCTAATGTTGCCGTCGATGCCTCGAACAACGTATATATTGCTACAAACACCCAATCAAATAACTTCCCGACGACGGCCACATCGTTTCAGCCGTTCGCTCCAAGCACAGGCTTTAGCGTTTCAACGGCGCTTACCAAGCTGAGCCCTGCGGGATCGATGATCTACTCGACCTTTACAGGCTTCAGCACGGCAACCGTTGGCTACACCAGCAATATCACCGTCGATGGCAGCGGACGAGCATATGTCGCTGGTAACGGCGCCACGGAGGTCTTTCCGGTGAACCAGATCGCGCTGCCGATCACCCCGTCACAAACCAATTTTATTGGCAGGTTCAACACCGCCGGAACAGGGCTGTTCTTCGGCACATATCTCAACGGGACTGCCGGCAACGGCACCGCGATCTACGACATCGCCGTTGATGCGAATGGCAACTCCTACCTCACAGGAGCAACAACCGAGACGAACTTTCCTGTTACTGCCGGTGCACCCCAGGCCGTGAACCAAAACACCTTACTCGGCAACGCCTTCATCTCAAAGGTCAGCCTCGCGGGCGGTGATTGTCCCGCGATCACCATAGATCCGCAGCCGTCAAAAGTGATCGTCCGCAATCGTCCCTATAGCCAGCAATTGGTGGCCACTGGGGGCACCGGGCCTTACAGCTTCTCGGTATTCCCGGGATTTGCACCTAACCAACTGCCGTCCGGGATCACACTTTCGTCGAGTGGATTGCTTAGCGGCACATACACGGGCATCGCGGGGACAAATCGAGTCGCGATCCGAGCGGCGGATGCCAACGGGTGCGTCGGCGTCCGGCCCTATCTGCAAAAGATCTTTTACGGAAACCGGCCGCTCGATTTTGACGGCGATCTGAAGGCCGATCTTGCGATCTTTCGGCCGTCGAATGGCACATGGTACCGATTCGACAGTTTTCGCAACATCAGCTTTCAACTCACTCAATTTGGTGCGAATGGCGACATTCCCGCTCCTGGCGATTTTGACGGTGACGGTATCCTGGACCTTACAATTTTCCGGCCGTCGAACGGAACATGGTTTCGAATGGAAAGCCTGACCGGCAACGTCTCGGGATTCCAATTCGGGGCTAACGGAGACATACCGGTCGTCGGCGACTATGACGGCGACAGCATCAGCGACCTCGCGCTATTCCGCCCGTCGAACGGCATCTGGTACATTCTCCAGAGCACCGGCGGCTTTACCTACGTTCAATTTGGCGCGAATGGCGACAAGCCGGTCGTCGGCGATTACGACGGTGACGGACGCAGCGACGTTTGTGTTTTCAGGCCGTCGTCGGGTTCGTGGTTCAGGATCCACAGCAGCAATGGACAGTTTGTGCCGTTCGGCTTCGGGACGAACGGAGACGTGCCCGTCCGAGGCGATTTTAACGGCGGCGGGCAGGCCGACCTCGCGCTTTTCCGGCCGTCAAACGGGACGTGGTATTTCACCTATACCGAGAACGGGCAGTTTAGCGCGCTTCAATTCGGTTCTGCAGGCGATGTTCCGGTCGCGAGCGATTACGATGGCGATAACAAGGCCGACATCGCCGTCTGGCGGCCATCGACGGGCATTTGGTATGTGATCCGCAGTCTTACGAGCAGCTTCTACTCTGTCCAGTTCGGTGCGAATGGCGATATACCGATAGCCTCGCAGTAG